The proteins below are encoded in one region of Gemmatimonadaceae bacterium:
- the sufD gene encoding Fe-S cluster assembly protein SufD has product MSAPVMVADAYAAAFDVISGDVGVPAAVRALRRAAFDRFSALGFPTPKNEDWHYTSVAPIADQEFALLASRTGDIGRDDLAPFSFGVGAGDWHTIVFVNGRFAPELSDLRKLPAGVEVTDLATAWSAPDVAERIGSLASHESHAFTALNAAFAQDGAVVRIARNVEVGRPIHLLFVTDAAAARAMMHPRNLIIVERHATATVIETYASATDSTYFTNAVTEVTLGDGSSLRHYKIQREASRAYHVGTIEVEQARDSHYVSFSLATGAELSRTNVYTTLDGEGSGATLNGLYMLDGEQHCDHQTQIIHAQPNTFSRELYKGILDGRSHGVFNGKVYVRPIAQKTDGKQTNNTLLLSDTAHVDTKPQLEIFADDVKCTHGATVGQIDQAALFYLKSRGIANALARRLLTYAFAADVLETIEVDAVREGLERTTLERFV; this is encoded by the coding sequence GTGAGCGCGCCCGTCATGGTGGCCGACGCGTACGCGGCCGCGTTCGACGTCATCTCCGGCGACGTCGGCGTTCCGGCGGCCGTGCGCGCCCTGCGGCGGGCCGCCTTCGATCGGTTCTCCGCGCTCGGTTTCCCGACGCCGAAGAACGAAGACTGGCACTACACGAGCGTCGCGCCGATCGCCGATCAGGAATTCGCTCTGCTCGCGTCGCGCACCGGCGACATCGGCCGCGACGACCTCGCGCCGTTCAGCTTCGGGGTGGGCGCCGGCGACTGGCATACGATCGTGTTCGTGAACGGCCGGTTCGCGCCCGAGCTCTCGGATCTCAGGAAGTTGCCGGCGGGCGTCGAGGTGACCGATCTCGCCACGGCATGGTCGGCCCCGGATGTCGCCGAGCGAATCGGGTCCCTGGCGAGCCACGAATCGCACGCCTTTACGGCGCTCAACGCCGCGTTCGCGCAGGACGGCGCCGTCGTGCGCATCGCACGCAACGTCGAAGTCGGTCGGCCGATTCACCTGCTGTTCGTGACCGACGCCGCCGCGGCCCGAGCGATGATGCATCCGCGGAATCTCATCATCGTCGAGCGCCACGCGACCGCGACGGTGATCGAGACCTACGCGTCGGCGACCGATTCGACGTACTTCACCAACGCCGTCACCGAGGTTACGCTCGGCGACGGCTCGTCGCTCCGCCACTACAAGATCCAGCGCGAAGCGTCCCGCGCGTACCACGTTGGAACCATCGAGGTCGAGCAGGCGCGCGACAGCCACTACGTTTCGTTTTCGCTCGCCACGGGCGCCGAGCTGTCGCGCACCAACGTCTACACGACGCTGGACGGCGAAGGGAGCGGCGCGACGCTGAACGGGCTCTACATGCTCGACGGCGAACAGCACTGCGACCACCAAACGCAGATCATCCACGCACAGCCCAACACGTTCAGCCGGGAGCTCTACAAGGGGATTCTCGACGGACGGTCGCACGGCGTGTTCAATGGCAAGGTCTACGTGCGGCCGATCGCGCAGAAGACCGACGGCAAGCAGACGAACAACACGCTGCTGCTCTCGGACACCGCGCACGTCGACACGAAGCCGCAGCTCGAGATCTTCGCCGACGACGTGAAGTGTACGCATGGCGCGACCGTGGGGCAGATCGATCAAGCCGCGCTCTTTTATCTGAAGTCGCGCGGCATCGCCAACGCGCTGGCGCGTCGGCTGCTCACCTACGCGTTCGCCGCCGACGTGCTCGAGACGATCGAGGTCGATGCGGTCCGCGAGGGACTCGAGCGCACGACCCTCGAGCGGTTCGTCTGA
- the sufC gene encoding Fe-S cluster assembly ATPase SufC, protein MSLLVIKDLKASVADKPILKGVTLTVETGSVHAIMGPNGSGKSTLAQVLAGNPAYEVTSGSVSYNGRDLLAMPPEERAQAGIFMAFQYPVEIPGVSNAYFLRAAYNEVRKARGEDEVDPLEFADLMDEKLELVDMDSSMLNRSVNTGFSGGEKKRNEILQMAVLEPKLGILDETDSGLDIDALRIVANGVNKLKRPNNATIVVTHYQRLLNYIVPDFVHVLVSGRIAKSGGKELALELEEKGYDWVTELAGASAS, encoded by the coding sequence ATGTCTCTTCTCGTTATTAAAGATCTCAAAGCAAGCGTAGCCGACAAGCCCATCCTCAAGGGCGTCACCCTCACGGTCGAAACCGGCTCCGTCCACGCCATCATGGGCCCGAACGGGTCCGGCAAGAGCACGCTCGCGCAGGTGCTGGCGGGGAATCCGGCGTACGAGGTCACCAGCGGCTCCGTCTCGTACAACGGCCGGGATTTGCTCGCCATGCCGCCGGAAGAGCGGGCGCAGGCGGGGATCTTCATGGCGTTCCAGTACCCGGTCGAGATTCCGGGCGTGTCGAACGCGTACTTCCTGCGGGCGGCGTACAACGAAGTTCGCAAGGCGCGCGGCGAAGACGAGGTGGACCCGCTCGAGTTTGCCGATCTCATGGACGAGAAGTTGGAGTTGGTCGACATGGATTCGTCCATGCTCAACCGCTCCGTGAACACCGGCTTCTCGGGCGGCGAAAAGAAGCGCAACGAGATTCTTCAAATGGCGGTGCTCGAGCCCAAGCTCGGCATCCTCGACGAGACCGACTCCGGGCTCGACATCGACGCCCTGCGCATCGTCGCCAATGGTGTCAACAAACTGAAGCGTCCGAACAACGCCACGATCGTCGTCACGCACTATCAGCGGCTGCTCAACTACATCGTGCCGGATTTCGTGCACGTGCTCGTGAGCGGACGCATCGCCAAGTCCGGTGGGAAAGAGCTGGCGCTCGAGCTCGAGGAGAAGGGCTACGACTGGGTGACCGAGCTCGCGGGGGCGTCCGCGTCGTGA
- a CDS encoding DUF6252 family protein: MRASRILANVIRTTGSAAVIAPLALAAFACGGGASSTTGPGGPSGNARYYLQASIDGAAWGEDAVSAAATGARWAAPGLFTISGYDASSNITILITLYNVYGPGTYALGVNASNSGGTAQVTNISAGWATPLSGAAGSVTITSLTQTEMAGTFTFVANGLLNVPATSLKNVTSGTFDLPVKANGVITQLTGTKGSSISGTIAGSAFNLATITATTSTTRGPQGATIGTTLTFGGGSTTYGMGGSVPAITGPGVYPLGPGSAANGFNATTLNASLTNGTVIQAWNSSDALSTGSVTITSFTPNRIQGSFSGNLGPGFGTSARINVSGTFDLAIAIP, translated from the coding sequence ATGCGCGCCTCGAGAATCCTCGCGAACGTCATCCGTACGACCGGAAGCGCGGCCGTCATAGCTCCTTTGGCGCTGGCGGCTTTCGCTTGCGGCGGGGGCGCTTCATCGACGACCGGCCCCGGGGGGCCGAGCGGAAACGCCCGCTACTACTTGCAGGCCAGTATCGACGGAGCCGCATGGGGCGAAGACGCGGTCTCCGCGGCAGCGACGGGAGCCCGCTGGGCCGCCCCGGGTCTCTTCACCATCTCGGGATACGATGCCTCGAGCAACATCACGATCCTGATTACGCTGTACAACGTCTACGGGCCCGGCACGTATGCCCTTGGCGTCAACGCCTCGAATTCCGGGGGCACGGCCCAGGTCACCAACATCAGTGCGGGGTGGGCGACCCCGCTCTCTGGAGCCGCGGGTTCGGTCACCATCACGAGCCTGACGCAGACTGAGATGGCCGGCACATTTACGTTCGTCGCGAACGGCTTGCTCAACGTGCCGGCGACGAGCCTCAAAAACGTCACGTCGGGAACATTCGACCTCCCGGTGAAGGCAAACGGCGTCATCACGCAGCTCACCGGCACGAAGGGAAGCTCGATCAGCGGAACGATCGCCGGTTCCGCGTTCAACCTGGCGACGATTACCGCCACCACTTCGACCACGCGCGGACCTCAAGGCGCGACGATCGGCACGACGCTCACGTTCGGCGGCGGCTCGACGACTTATGGGATGGGCGGGTCGGTCCCCGCGATCACGGGCCCAGGCGTTTACCCGCTCGGACCCGGCAGCGCCGCCAACGGCTTCAACGCCACGACACTGAACGCCAGCCTCACGAACGGAACCGTGATTCAGGCATGGAACTCGAGCGATGCGCTGAGCACCGGCTCGGTGACGATCACGAGTTTCACGCCGAATCGGATCCAAGGTTCTTTCAGCGGCAACCTGGGCCCCGGCTTCGGAACGTCGGCGCGGATCAACGTAAGCGGAACGTTCGACCTCGCGATCGCGATCCCGTAG
- the sufB gene encoding Fe-S cluster assembly protein SufB codes for MSSSIESLITREYEAGFVTDIESDTFPPGLNEDVVRAISARKNEPEFMVEWRLKAYRRWLTMKEPHWPNVHYNPIDYQAVSYYSAPKTKKPLGSLDEVDPELLKTYQRLGIPLTEQKVLAGVAVDAIFDSVSVGTTMREELAKHGIIFCSLGEAIREHPTLVEKYLGSVVPYSDNFFAALNSAVFSDGSFVYVPKGVRCPVELSTYFRINSADTGQFERTLIVADEGSYVSYLEGCTAPKRSTNQLHAAVVEIVALEGATAKYSTVQNWYAGDKEGRGGIYNFVTKRGKAQKNAKISWTQVETGSAITWKYPSVILQGDNSVGEFYSVAVVNNHQQADTGTKMIHIGRNTKSTIVSKGISAGEGNNSYRGRVQVLPKAVGARNYTQCDSMLVGNRCGAHTFPYVEVGNNSAIVEHEASTSKIGEDQIFYLKQRGLSAEQAVSMIVSGFCKEVFKELPMEFALEAQALLGITLEGSVG; via the coding sequence ATGAGTAGCTCGATCGAATCGCTTATCACTCGCGAATACGAGGCGGGGTTCGTCACCGACATCGAGTCGGACACGTTCCCGCCCGGGCTGAACGAGGACGTCGTTCGCGCGATTTCGGCGCGCAAGAACGAGCCGGAGTTCATGGTCGAGTGGCGGCTCAAGGCCTATCGGCGTTGGCTCACGATGAAAGAGCCGCACTGGCCCAACGTCCACTACAACCCGATCGACTATCAGGCCGTCAGCTACTACTCGGCTCCAAAAACAAAAAAGCCGCTCGGGAGCCTCGACGAGGTCGATCCCGAGCTGCTCAAGACCTACCAGCGGCTCGGCATTCCGCTGACGGAGCAAAAGGTGCTCGCCGGCGTCGCCGTCGACGCGATCTTCGACTCGGTGTCGGTCGGCACGACGATGCGCGAGGAGCTCGCGAAGCACGGCATCATCTTCTGCTCGCTCGGCGAAGCGATTCGCGAGCACCCGACGCTGGTCGAGAAGTACCTCGGCTCCGTCGTTCCGTACAGCGACAACTTCTTCGCGGCGTTGAACAGTGCCGTCTTCTCCGACGGCTCGTTCGTGTACGTACCGAAAGGCGTGCGCTGTCCCGTCGAGCTTTCGACCTACTTCCGCATCAACTCGGCCGACACCGGCCAGTTCGAGCGTACGCTGATCGTCGCCGATGAAGGCTCGTACGTCAGCTATCTCGAGGGCTGCACGGCGCCCAAGCGCAGCACGAACCAGCTGCACGCCGCCGTCGTCGAGATCGTCGCGCTGGAAGGCGCGACGGCCAAGTACTCGACGGTCCAAAACTGGTACGCCGGCGACAAGGAAGGCCGCGGCGGCATCTACAACTTCGTGACGAAGCGCGGCAAGGCGCAGAAGAACGCCAAGATTTCGTGGACGCAGGTCGAGACCGGCTCGGCGATCACGTGGAAGTATCCGAGCGTGATTCTCCAGGGCGACAACTCGGTGGGCGAGTTCTACAGCGTCGCCGTCGTGAACAATCATCAACAAGCCGACACCGGCACGAAGATGATTCACATCGGCCGCAACACGAAGTCGACCATCGTCTCCAAGGGCATTTCGGCGGGCGAAGGAAACAACTCGTATCGCGGTCGAGTGCAGGTGCTGCCGAAAGCGGTCGGCGCTCGGAACTACACGCAGTGCGACTCGATGCTCGTCGGCAACCGCTGCGGCGCTCACACGTTCCCGTACGTCGAAGTCGGCAACAACAGCGCGATCGTCGAGCACGAGGCCAGCACGTCGAAGATCGGCGAAGACCAGATCTTCTATCTCAAGCAGCGCGGGCTGTCCGCCGAGCAGGCGGTCTCGATGATCGTGAGCGGGTTCTGCAAGGAAGTGTTCAAGGAGCTGCCGATGGAGTTCGCGCTGGAAGCGCAGGCGCTGCTCGGCATCACGTTGGAAGGGTCCGTCGGATAA
- a CDS encoding SUF system NifU family Fe-S cluster assembly protein, with translation MSTDALYQELILEHNRKPRNFREIPDADRTVEGRNPLCGDSLKLWVKLDHDRIADVSFMGSGCAISKASASLMTGAVKGKSREEAEQIFDRFHRLVTGTLPESERESLGSLRALGGVAKFPLRVKCASLAWHALHAALESKVESVPVVSTDAEGGGPGEGA, from the coding sequence GTGTCCACGGATGCGCTGTACCAGGAGCTGATCCTCGAGCACAACCGGAAGCCGCGCAACTTCCGCGAGATTCCCGACGCCGATCGCACGGTCGAGGGGCGCAATCCGTTGTGCGGCGACTCGCTCAAGCTGTGGGTCAAGCTCGACCATGACCGGATCGCCGACGTGAGCTTCATGGGGAGCGGCTGCGCGATCTCGAAGGCATCGGCGTCGCTCATGACCGGCGCCGTGAAAGGAAAGAGCCGCGAGGAAGCCGAACAGATCTTCGACCGTTTTCATCGGCTGGTCACGGGCACACTGCCGGAGAGTGAGCGCGAATCGCTCGGATCGCTCCGCGCGCTGGGCGGCGTGGCGAAGTTTCCGCTGCGCGTGAAGTGCGCGAGCCTCGCCTGGCACGCGCTGCACGCGGCGCTCGAGTCCAAGGTCGAGAGCGTGCCGGTCGTCTCGACCGACGCCGAGGGCGGCGGACCGGGAGAAGGCGCATGA
- a CDS encoding protein kinase — protein sequence MTVLRDELQRTLGTSYTLERELGGGGMSSVFVARDNALGRAVVVKVLPYELAAAVSVDRFKREIMLSAALQHPHIVPVLTAGEIPADASVSPPTPLPYFIMPFVEGESLRTRLERGPLSVRETVTILKDVARALAYAHGRGVIHRDIKPDNILLTTGSATVTDFGVAKALTASRETRRPLPQGNRSGTITIVGTSIGTPAYMAPEQAAGDPSMDHRADLYALGIVGYEMLVGTPPFHGRPPQQLLAAHLTEKPSPIGSRRYDVPAALNTLLMQLLEKEPNKRPKAAAEVVRSLEDPAVVSGTFTPPALPSAKRPKRVLWALAGAGILASVAAGGAWFTNRKSSNATDTPSPALTTPAPAGKSIAVIPLVNISRDTSDAYFAAGMSSDLSNAISRIPGVRVAGSQSISHDASASPIELGKSLGVNMVLTGTVQRDKSRLRVTARLVNTSDGFTVWSDMFERDSKDLFKVQDEISGAIVAAISPELSGAGAGQAATPAPAASSSPTPASASSAPHGTSDLLAYDLYLRGRYFFDKRGEVGLRRALDYFQQATQRDSNFARAYAGIANAYALLPLYANVRVDSLMPLAMSAIDRAIRLDSTLAESFASRATLLQAAWRWSEAERDYKRALTLDPNAPSTHQWYGELLLVLGRTPEAKAQLARAAQLDPLAPVTLGSYAFVLTIARQPDSAIAAAKRAVELDSTLVVTRFILGTVYLQAGRLPDAVRELEASVKLDSSSTRALGLLGYAYAKSGKTRQANDLAKSLENQVGRSAGAATAAARVYLGLGDRGRALTLLERAATDRDSFYSSESLAENFFDPIRADPRFAAIVSRVGVGAGLAK from the coding sequence GTGACCGTTCTTAGAGACGAGCTCCAGCGCACTTTAGGCACCTCCTACACCCTCGAGCGGGAGCTCGGCGGCGGCGGCATGTCGAGCGTGTTCGTCGCCCGCGACAATGCGCTCGGGCGCGCGGTCGTCGTGAAGGTCTTGCCGTATGAACTGGCGGCGGCCGTCTCCGTGGATCGCTTCAAGCGCGAGATCATGCTGTCGGCCGCGCTTCAGCATCCGCATATCGTGCCGGTGCTCACCGCGGGCGAGATCCCGGCAGACGCGTCCGTCTCGCCACCGACGCCGCTGCCGTACTTCATCATGCCGTTCGTCGAGGGCGAGTCGTTGAGGACCCGCCTCGAGCGCGGACCGCTCTCGGTTCGGGAGACGGTGACCATCCTCAAGGACGTCGCGCGCGCTCTCGCCTACGCGCATGGGCGCGGCGTCATTCACCGCGACATCAAGCCGGACAACATCCTGCTCACGACGGGGTCGGCGACGGTGACCGACTTCGGCGTCGCGAAGGCGCTCACCGCGTCGCGCGAAACGCGCCGTCCGCTGCCGCAGGGAAATCGGAGCGGCACGATCACGATCGTCGGCACGTCGATCGGGACGCCGGCATACATGGCGCCCGAGCAAGCGGCCGGCGATCCGTCGATGGACCACCGCGCGGATCTCTACGCGCTCGGCATCGTCGGCTACGAAATGCTCGTGGGAACCCCACCCTTCCACGGGCGTCCGCCTCAGCAGTTGCTCGCCGCGCATCTGACCGAGAAGCCGTCGCCGATCGGGTCGCGACGCTACGACGTTCCTGCCGCGCTCAACACGCTGCTCATGCAGCTGCTCGAGAAAGAGCCGAACAAGCGTCCCAAGGCCGCGGCCGAAGTCGTTCGTTCGCTCGAGGACCCTGCCGTCGTGAGCGGGACGTTCACTCCGCCCGCGCTGCCGAGCGCAAAGCGTCCGAAGCGAGTGCTCTGGGCGCTCGCCGGCGCCGGGATTCTCGCGTCGGTCGCCGCCGGCGGCGCGTGGTTCACGAATCGCAAATCATCGAACGCGACGGACACGCCGAGTCCCGCGTTGACGACTCCCGCGCCGGCGGGGAAATCGATCGCCGTGATTCCGCTCGTCAACATCAGCCGAGACACGAGCGACGCGTACTTCGCCGCGGGAATGTCGTCGGATCTGTCGAACGCGATCAGCCGGATTCCCGGCGTGCGCGTCGCGGGTTCGCAGAGCATTTCGCACGACGCGTCGGCTAGCCCCATCGAGTTGGGCAAATCACTGGGCGTGAACATGGTGCTCACCGGCACCGTGCAGCGCGACAAATCGCGTCTCCGAGTGACGGCGCGCCTCGTGAACACGTCGGACGGGTTCACCGTCTGGTCCGACATGTTCGAACGCGACTCGAAGGATCTGTTCAAGGTCCAGGACGAGATCTCGGGCGCGATCGTCGCGGCCATCTCACCGGAATTGTCGGGCGCCGGCGCCGGGCAAGCAGCGACACCGGCTCCGGCCGCGAGCAGCTCGCCGACGCCGGCGTCGGCGTCCTCGGCACCGCACGGCACGTCGGACCTGCTGGCGTACGATCTCTATCTCCGCGGACGCTACTTCTTCGACAAGCGCGGCGAGGTGGGACTGCGCCGAGCGCTGGATTACTTCCAGCAGGCGACGCAACGCGATTCGAACTTCGCTCGCGCATACGCCGGCATCGCCAACGCGTACGCGCTGCTCCCGCTCTATGCGAACGTGCGCGTCGATTCGCTCATGCCGCTCGCGATGTCGGCGATCGACCGCGCGATCCGCCTCGACAGCACGCTGGCCGAATCCTTCGCCTCGCGCGCGACGCTGCTGCAAGCGGCTTGGCGCTGGTCCGAAGCCGAGCGGGATTACAAGCGCGCGCTGACGCTCGACCCGAACGCGCCGTCGACACATCAGTGGTACGGCGAGCTCCTGCTCGTCCTCGGCCGCACGCCTGAGGCGAAGGCCCAGCTCGCGCGGGCCGCGCAGCTCGATCCGCTCGCACCGGTGACGCTCGGTTCGTACGCCTTCGTTCTCACGATCGCGCGGCAGCCGGATTCGGCGATCGCCGCGGCGAAGCGCGCCGTGGAGCTCGACTCGACCCTCGTCGTCACGCGCTTCATACTCGGCACGGTGTACCTGCAGGCCGGGCGTCTGCCTGACGCCGTGCGCGAGCTCGAAGCCTCGGTCAAGCTCGACTCGTCATCGACTCGCGCGCTCGGCTTGTTGGGATACGCTTATGCAAAATCCGGCAAGACGAGGCAGGCGAACGACCTCGCGAAGTCGCTGGAGAACCAAGTCGGCCGCAGCGCCGGCGCGGCGACGGCCGCGGCGCGAGTGTACCTAGGTCTGGGCGATCGTGGTCGGGCCCTGACGCTCCTCGAACGCGCGGCGACGGATCGGGACTCGTTCTACTCGAGCGAGTCGCTGGCGGAGAACTTCTTCGATCCGATCAGAGCGGATCCGAGGTTCGCGGCGATCGTCAGTCGAGTCGGGGTGGGTGCGGGGCTCGCCAAGTAG
- a CDS encoding FAD binding domain-containing protein, whose amino-acid sequence MTHPFEYRAAVSLEHAVKELAEPGAVPLGGGTDLLVAIEEKLAAPKTLVDLRTIPGSADVVMHRDGSVTIGAAARIADLAKDQRVASQFPALAQACAVVGTPALRHMGTLGGNLCQRPRCWYFRRGVSCLKSGGSSCPATEGENQYLAILDAGPCYAVHPSDPAVALTALEATAIVSSSRGSRKVALADLYLSPSERADRETTLERHEFISAITIPSESVGGTQRYHKLMQRDAWDFALVSVAACKRMDGGVRIVMGGVAPRPWRVNSSVEEDVASGGLDDDAIATLAERALLDAKPLSKNAYKVELAASLLRQVMAEVG is encoded by the coding sequence GTGACACATCCTTTCGAATACAGAGCGGCCGTGTCGCTCGAACACGCCGTCAAAGAGCTCGCTGAGCCGGGCGCAGTGCCGCTCGGGGGCGGCACGGATTTGCTGGTCGCGATCGAAGAGAAGCTCGCCGCACCGAAAACGCTCGTCGATCTGCGCACGATTCCCGGCAGCGCCGACGTGGTGATGCATCGTGATGGATCCGTTACGATCGGCGCGGCGGCGCGCATCGCGGACCTCGCGAAAGATCAACGAGTCGCGTCGCAGTTCCCGGCGCTCGCGCAAGCGTGTGCCGTCGTCGGCACGCCGGCGTTGCGCCACATGGGAACGTTGGGCGGGAACCTCTGCCAGCGGCCGCGATGTTGGTATTTCCGCCGCGGCGTTTCCTGTCTCAAGAGCGGCGGTTCGTCGTGTCCCGCGACGGAAGGTGAGAATCAGTATCTCGCGATTCTCGACGCGGGGCCGTGTTACGCGGTTCATCCGTCAGATCCGGCCGTGGCTCTAACCGCGCTCGAAGCGACCGCGATCGTGTCGTCGTCGCGCGGAAGTAGAAAGGTCGCGCTGGCGGACCTCTACCTGTCGCCCTCGGAACGCGCCGATCGTGAGACGACACTCGAACGGCACGAATTCATCTCGGCGATCACGATCCCGTCCGAGTCCGTCGGCGGCACACAGCGCTACCACAAGCTGATGCAGCGCGACGCGTGGGATTTCGCGCTGGTGAGCGTCGCCGCGTGCAAGCGCATGGACGGCGGCGTGCGCATCGTGATGGGCGGCGTCGCGCCGCGGCCGTGGCGCGTGAATTCGTCAGTCGAAGAAGACGTCGCATCGGGAGGACTCGATGACGACGCCATCGCGACGCTCGCCGAACGCGCGCTGCTCGACGCGAAGCCCTTGTCCAAGAACGCTTATAAGGTGGAGCTCGCGGCCTCGCTGCTGCGGCAGGTGATGGCCGAAGTCGGTTAG
- a CDS encoding aspartyl protease family protein — protein sequence MLTLLASGVLSLAPAVRPRPMAFVERAVAAACATAPAQSTLPATIPIDLWGNHIFLKACVEGRELDFILDTGAGNTSLDLNTAKQLGVKLGPGFSVGGAGPSRVAGARVDDASVAVEGSSITQAVVSAIDLSRLPRLEGHPIDGILGYDFISRYVVAIDYARHELRIYDRPAFQYDGPGVSVPVTLINRFPHIDAEVGLADGATIRGRMVIDVGSNGSLSLTKAFVDKNRLRQRVGPTIRRTGGGGVGGATTSDIGRLASLSIGGIELSRPLVNLFGDSAGSLSVSSSWEGNIGGAILRRFTVFLDYQGKRMIFEPNATLHDAFEADMSGMLLRLNDSLTTIIVETVAEGSPASEAGVRPGDEVVSVDGVPGSQKLLGELRDRLRKPGERIALVVRRGGEEKRVELVTRRMV from the coding sequence ATGCTGACTCTGCTTGCGAGCGGTGTGTTGAGCTTGGCGCCGGCCGTGCGCCCGCGTCCCATGGCCTTCGTCGAGCGGGCTGTGGCGGCCGCGTGCGCGACCGCGCCGGCGCAGTCGACGCTGCCGGCCACGATCCCCATCGATCTCTGGGGGAATCACATCTTCCTCAAGGCTTGTGTCGAAGGACGCGAGCTCGACTTCATTCTCGACACCGGCGCCGGCAACACCTCGCTCGACCTCAACACCGCCAAGCAACTCGGCGTCAAGCTCGGCCCGGGCTTCAGCGTCGGTGGAGCGGGTCCGTCGCGAGTCGCGGGCGCGCGGGTGGACGACGCCAGCGTCGCCGTCGAGGGCTCGTCGATCACGCAAGCCGTCGTAAGCGCGATCGACCTATCGCGTTTGCCCCGCCTCGAGGGCCATCCGATCGACGGCATCCTCGGCTACGACTTCATCTCGCGCTATGTCGTCGCCATCGACTACGCGCGGCACGAGCTGCGGATCTATGACCGGCCCGCCTTTCAGTACGATGGTCCGGGCGTTTCCGTCCCGGTTACGCTCATCAACCGCTTTCCACACATCGACGCCGAGGTCGGTCTCGCCGACGGCGCGACGATTCGCGGACGCATGGTGATCGACGTCGGCTCGAACGGCTCGCTGTCGCTGACCAAGGCGTTCGTCGACAAGAACCGGCTACGGCAGCGCGTCGGTCCGACGATTCGGCGAACCGGAGGCGGCGGCGTCGGCGGCGCGACAACGTCCGACATCGGACGCCTCGCGTCGCTGAGCATCGGCGGGATCGAGCTCTCGCGTCCGCTGGTGAATCTCTTCGGCGATTCCGCCGGCTCACTGTCGGTTTCGAGCTCGTGGGAAGGAAACATCGGCGGCGCGATTCTGCGGCGATTCACCGTCTTCCTCGATTACCAGGGCAAGCGAATGATCTTCGAGCCGAACGCGACGCTGCACGACGCGTTCGAGGCGGACATGAGCGGGATGCTCCTACGGCTCAACGATTCACTGACGACGATCATCGTCGAGACGGTCGCCGAAGGCTCGCCGGCGTCGGAGGCAGGCGTACGACCGGGCGATGAAGTCGTATCGGTGGACGGAGTGCCCGGAAGTCAGAAGCTGCTCGGGGAACTGCGCGACCGGCTCAGAAAGCCGGGCGAGCGAATCGCGCTCGTGGTGCGAAGAGGGGGCGAGGAGAAAAGAGTCGAGTTGGTAACCCGACGGATGGTGTAA